A stretch of Bos mutus isolate GX-2022 chromosome 8, NWIPB_WYAK_1.1, whole genome shotgun sequence DNA encodes these proteins:
- the ZBTB5 gene encoding zinc finger and BTB domain-containing protein 5 isoform X1 produces MARVDRGSDCQRNARVAAVQSLEHPSLYIWIGCKSIMDFPGHFEQIFQQLNYQRLHGQLCDCVIVVGNRHFKAHRSVLAACSTHFRALFSVAEGDQTMNMIQLDSEVVTAEAFAALIDMMYTSTLMLGESNVMDVLLAASHLHLNSVVKACKHYLTTRTLPMSPPSERVQEQSARMQRSFMLQQLGLSIVSSALSSSQSGEEQPAPMSSSLRGNLDQRTPFPMRRLHKRKQSAEERARQRLRPTLDESAISDVTPENGPGVHSREEFFSPDSLKIVDNPKADGMADNPDDSTIMFDQSFGAQEDAQVPSQSDNSASNMAQLSMASRATQVETSFEQETTAEKSAFQCENPEVGLGEKEHMRVVVKSEPLSSPEPQDEVSDVTSQAEGSESVEVEGVVVSAEKIDLSPESSDRSFSDPQSSTDRVGDIHILEVTNNLEHKSTFSISNFLNKSRGSNFSTNQNNDDNLPNTTSDCRLEGEAPYLLSPEAGPASGPSSAPGAHVENPFSEPADSHFVRPMQDVMGLPCVQTSGYQGGEQFGMDFSRSGLGLHSSFSRVMMGSPRGGASNFPYYRRIAPKMPVVTSVRSSQIPENSASSQLMMNAATSSFENGLPSQPGPPQLTRASADVLSKCKKALSEHNVLVVEGARKYACKICCKTFLTLTDCKKHIRVHTGEKPYACLKCGKRFSQSSHLYKHSKTTCLRWQSSNLPSTLL; encoded by the exons ATGGCACGCGTGGATAGGGGCTCAGACTGTCAGAGGAATGCTAGAGTAGCCGCTGTCCAGAGCCTTGAACACCCCAGCCTTTACATCTGGATAGGCTGTAAATC GATCATGGATTTTCCTGGTCACTTTGAACAGATCTTCCAGCAGCTGAACTATCAGAGACTTCATGGCCAGCTCTGTGACTGTGTCATTGTAGTGGGGAACAGACATTTCAAAGCCCACCGCTCAGTACTAGCAGCATGCAGCACGCATTTCCGAGCCCTGTTCTCAGTGGCAGAGGGAGATCAGACCATGAACATGATCCAGCTGGATAGCGAAGTGGTGACAGCAGAGGCCTTCGCCGCACTGATTGACATGATGTACACCTCCACTCTCATGCTGGGGGAGAGCAATGTCATGGATGTCTTATTGGCAGCCTCTCACCTGCACCTGAACTCTGTTGTTAAGGCATGTAAACATTACCTGACGACACGGACGCTGCCCATGTCTCCCCCCAGCGAGCGTGTTCAGGAGCAGAGCGCCCGCATGCAGCGCTCCTTTATGCTGCAGCAGCTGGGACTGAGCATTGTGAGCTCCGCCCTCAGTTCCAGCCAGAGCGGTGAGGAGCAGCCAGCCCCCATGAGCTCCTCGCTGCGCGGTAACCTGGACCAGCGGACGCCCTTCCCCATGCGCCGCCTGCACAAGCGCAAGCAGTCTGCGGAGGAGCGGGCCAGACAGCGCCTCCGACCCACCCTGGACGAGTCTGCCATCTCCGACGTGACGCCAGAGAACGGGCCGGGGGTTCATTCCCGGGAGGAGTTCTTTTCTCCAGATTCTCTGAAAATCGTGGACAACCCTAAGGCGGATGGGATGGCCGACAACCCAGACGACAGCACCATCATGTTTGACCAGTCTTTCGGCGCTCAAGAAGATGCCCAGGTGCCCAGCCAGTCCGACAACAGCGCCAGCAACATGGCCCAGCTCTCCATGGCCTCCCGTGCCACTCAGGTCGAGACTAGTTTTGAGCAGGAGACCACAGCTGAGAAGAGTGCTTTTCAGTGTGAAAACCCGGAGGTGGGCCTTGGTGAGAAGGAGCACATGAGGGTGGTGGTCAAATCTGAGCCCCTGAGCTCTCCTGAGCCTCAGGACGAAGTGAGTGATGTGACCTCCCAAGCGGAAGGCAGCGAGTCGGTGGaggtggagggggtggtggtCAGTGCTGAGAAGATAGACCTCAGCCCAGAGAGCAGCGACCGGAGTTTTTCAGATCCCCAGTCTAGCACTGACCGGGTAGGGGACATCCACATTTTGGAAGTCACCAATAACCTTGAACATAAATCCACCTTtagtatttcaaattttcttaacAAGAGCAGAGGAAGTAACTTTAGTACCAATCAGAACAATGACGATAATCTCCCAAACACAACCAGTGACTGCAGGCTGGAGGGGGAGGCCCCTTATTTGTTGAGTCCAGAGGCTGGGCCTGCGAGCGGGCCCTCCTCGGCCCCTGGTGCTCATGTGGAGAACCCATTCAGCGAGCCCGCGGACTCCCACTTTGTCAGGCCCATGCAGGATGTGATGGGCCTACCGTGTGTGCAGACCTCAGGCTACCAAGGAGGAGAACAGTTTGGGATGGATTTTTCTAGGTCCGGTTTGGGATTGCactcctccttctccagggtaatgATGGGTTCCCCTCGAGGAGGAGCCAGTAACTTTCCATACTACCGCCGCATAGCTCCCAAAATGCCAGTGGTAACTTCTGTCAGGAGCTCACAGATCCCAGAGAATTCTGCCAGTTCCCAGCTAATGATGAATGCGGCCACATCCTCATTTGAAAACGGCCTCCCTTCGCAGCCCGGCCCCCCGCAGCTGACGAGGGCATCTGCTGATGTCTTGTCAAAGTGCAAGAAGGCCTTATCGGAGCACAATGTCTTGGTTGTAGAGGGGGCTCGCAAGTACGCCTGCAAAATCTGCTGCAAGACTTTCTTGACCTTGACAGATTGCAAGAAGCACATCCGTGTTCACACAGGTGAAAAACCCTATGCCTGCCTGAAGTGCGGCAAGAGGTTCAGTCAGTCCAGCCACCTGTACAAACACTCGAAGACCACCTGCCTGCGCTGGCAGAGCAGCAACCTCCCCAGCACTTTGCTCTAG
- the ZBTB5 gene encoding zinc finger and BTB domain-containing protein 5 isoform X2 has product MEIMDFPGHFEQIFQQLNYQRLHGQLCDCVIVVGNRHFKAHRSVLAACSTHFRALFSVAEGDQTMNMIQLDSEVVTAEAFAALIDMMYTSTLMLGESNVMDVLLAASHLHLNSVVKACKHYLTTRTLPMSPPSERVQEQSARMQRSFMLQQLGLSIVSSALSSSQSGEEQPAPMSSSLRGNLDQRTPFPMRRLHKRKQSAEERARQRLRPTLDESAISDVTPENGPGVHSREEFFSPDSLKIVDNPKADGMADNPDDSTIMFDQSFGAQEDAQVPSQSDNSASNMAQLSMASRATQVETSFEQETTAEKSAFQCENPEVGLGEKEHMRVVVKSEPLSSPEPQDEVSDVTSQAEGSESVEVEGVVVSAEKIDLSPESSDRSFSDPQSSTDRVGDIHILEVTNNLEHKSTFSISNFLNKSRGSNFSTNQNNDDNLPNTTSDCRLEGEAPYLLSPEAGPASGPSSAPGAHVENPFSEPADSHFVRPMQDVMGLPCVQTSGYQGGEQFGMDFSRSGLGLHSSFSRVMMGSPRGGASNFPYYRRIAPKMPVVTSVRSSQIPENSASSQLMMNAATSSFENGLPSQPGPPQLTRASADVLSKCKKALSEHNVLVVEGARKYACKICCKTFLTLTDCKKHIRVHTGEKPYACLKCGKRFSQSSHLYKHSKTTCLRWQSSNLPSTLL; this is encoded by the coding sequence GATCATGGATTTTCCTGGTCACTTTGAACAGATCTTCCAGCAGCTGAACTATCAGAGACTTCATGGCCAGCTCTGTGACTGTGTCATTGTAGTGGGGAACAGACATTTCAAAGCCCACCGCTCAGTACTAGCAGCATGCAGCACGCATTTCCGAGCCCTGTTCTCAGTGGCAGAGGGAGATCAGACCATGAACATGATCCAGCTGGATAGCGAAGTGGTGACAGCAGAGGCCTTCGCCGCACTGATTGACATGATGTACACCTCCACTCTCATGCTGGGGGAGAGCAATGTCATGGATGTCTTATTGGCAGCCTCTCACCTGCACCTGAACTCTGTTGTTAAGGCATGTAAACATTACCTGACGACACGGACGCTGCCCATGTCTCCCCCCAGCGAGCGTGTTCAGGAGCAGAGCGCCCGCATGCAGCGCTCCTTTATGCTGCAGCAGCTGGGACTGAGCATTGTGAGCTCCGCCCTCAGTTCCAGCCAGAGCGGTGAGGAGCAGCCAGCCCCCATGAGCTCCTCGCTGCGCGGTAACCTGGACCAGCGGACGCCCTTCCCCATGCGCCGCCTGCACAAGCGCAAGCAGTCTGCGGAGGAGCGGGCCAGACAGCGCCTCCGACCCACCCTGGACGAGTCTGCCATCTCCGACGTGACGCCAGAGAACGGGCCGGGGGTTCATTCCCGGGAGGAGTTCTTTTCTCCAGATTCTCTGAAAATCGTGGACAACCCTAAGGCGGATGGGATGGCCGACAACCCAGACGACAGCACCATCATGTTTGACCAGTCTTTCGGCGCTCAAGAAGATGCCCAGGTGCCCAGCCAGTCCGACAACAGCGCCAGCAACATGGCCCAGCTCTCCATGGCCTCCCGTGCCACTCAGGTCGAGACTAGTTTTGAGCAGGAGACCACAGCTGAGAAGAGTGCTTTTCAGTGTGAAAACCCGGAGGTGGGCCTTGGTGAGAAGGAGCACATGAGGGTGGTGGTCAAATCTGAGCCCCTGAGCTCTCCTGAGCCTCAGGACGAAGTGAGTGATGTGACCTCCCAAGCGGAAGGCAGCGAGTCGGTGGaggtggagggggtggtggtCAGTGCTGAGAAGATAGACCTCAGCCCAGAGAGCAGCGACCGGAGTTTTTCAGATCCCCAGTCTAGCACTGACCGGGTAGGGGACATCCACATTTTGGAAGTCACCAATAACCTTGAACATAAATCCACCTTtagtatttcaaattttcttaacAAGAGCAGAGGAAGTAACTTTAGTACCAATCAGAACAATGACGATAATCTCCCAAACACAACCAGTGACTGCAGGCTGGAGGGGGAGGCCCCTTATTTGTTGAGTCCAGAGGCTGGGCCTGCGAGCGGGCCCTCCTCGGCCCCTGGTGCTCATGTGGAGAACCCATTCAGCGAGCCCGCGGACTCCCACTTTGTCAGGCCCATGCAGGATGTGATGGGCCTACCGTGTGTGCAGACCTCAGGCTACCAAGGAGGAGAACAGTTTGGGATGGATTTTTCTAGGTCCGGTTTGGGATTGCactcctccttctccagggtaatgATGGGTTCCCCTCGAGGAGGAGCCAGTAACTTTCCATACTACCGCCGCATAGCTCCCAAAATGCCAGTGGTAACTTCTGTCAGGAGCTCACAGATCCCAGAGAATTCTGCCAGTTCCCAGCTAATGATGAATGCGGCCACATCCTCATTTGAAAACGGCCTCCCTTCGCAGCCCGGCCCCCCGCAGCTGACGAGGGCATCTGCTGATGTCTTGTCAAAGTGCAAGAAGGCCTTATCGGAGCACAATGTCTTGGTTGTAGAGGGGGCTCGCAAGTACGCCTGCAAAATCTGCTGCAAGACTTTCTTGACCTTGACAGATTGCAAGAAGCACATCCGTGTTCACACAGGTGAAAAACCCTATGCCTGCCTGAAGTGCGGCAAGAGGTTCAGTCAGTCCAGCCACCTGTACAAACACTCGAAGACCACCTGCCTGCGCTGGCAGAGCAGCAACCTCCCCAGCACTTTGCTCTAG
- the ZBTB5 gene encoding zinc finger and BTB domain-containing protein 5 isoform X3 — MDFPGHFEQIFQQLNYQRLHGQLCDCVIVVGNRHFKAHRSVLAACSTHFRALFSVAEGDQTMNMIQLDSEVVTAEAFAALIDMMYTSTLMLGESNVMDVLLAASHLHLNSVVKACKHYLTTRTLPMSPPSERVQEQSARMQRSFMLQQLGLSIVSSALSSSQSGEEQPAPMSSSLRGNLDQRTPFPMRRLHKRKQSAEERARQRLRPTLDESAISDVTPENGPGVHSREEFFSPDSLKIVDNPKADGMADNPDDSTIMFDQSFGAQEDAQVPSQSDNSASNMAQLSMASRATQVETSFEQETTAEKSAFQCENPEVGLGEKEHMRVVVKSEPLSSPEPQDEVSDVTSQAEGSESVEVEGVVVSAEKIDLSPESSDRSFSDPQSSTDRVGDIHILEVTNNLEHKSTFSISNFLNKSRGSNFSTNQNNDDNLPNTTSDCRLEGEAPYLLSPEAGPASGPSSAPGAHVENPFSEPADSHFVRPMQDVMGLPCVQTSGYQGGEQFGMDFSRSGLGLHSSFSRVMMGSPRGGASNFPYYRRIAPKMPVVTSVRSSQIPENSASSQLMMNAATSSFENGLPSQPGPPQLTRASADVLSKCKKALSEHNVLVVEGARKYACKICCKTFLTLTDCKKHIRVHTGEKPYACLKCGKRFSQSSHLYKHSKTTCLRWQSSNLPSTLL, encoded by the coding sequence ATGGATTTTCCTGGTCACTTTGAACAGATCTTCCAGCAGCTGAACTATCAGAGACTTCATGGCCAGCTCTGTGACTGTGTCATTGTAGTGGGGAACAGACATTTCAAAGCCCACCGCTCAGTACTAGCAGCATGCAGCACGCATTTCCGAGCCCTGTTCTCAGTGGCAGAGGGAGATCAGACCATGAACATGATCCAGCTGGATAGCGAAGTGGTGACAGCAGAGGCCTTCGCCGCACTGATTGACATGATGTACACCTCCACTCTCATGCTGGGGGAGAGCAATGTCATGGATGTCTTATTGGCAGCCTCTCACCTGCACCTGAACTCTGTTGTTAAGGCATGTAAACATTACCTGACGACACGGACGCTGCCCATGTCTCCCCCCAGCGAGCGTGTTCAGGAGCAGAGCGCCCGCATGCAGCGCTCCTTTATGCTGCAGCAGCTGGGACTGAGCATTGTGAGCTCCGCCCTCAGTTCCAGCCAGAGCGGTGAGGAGCAGCCAGCCCCCATGAGCTCCTCGCTGCGCGGTAACCTGGACCAGCGGACGCCCTTCCCCATGCGCCGCCTGCACAAGCGCAAGCAGTCTGCGGAGGAGCGGGCCAGACAGCGCCTCCGACCCACCCTGGACGAGTCTGCCATCTCCGACGTGACGCCAGAGAACGGGCCGGGGGTTCATTCCCGGGAGGAGTTCTTTTCTCCAGATTCTCTGAAAATCGTGGACAACCCTAAGGCGGATGGGATGGCCGACAACCCAGACGACAGCACCATCATGTTTGACCAGTCTTTCGGCGCTCAAGAAGATGCCCAGGTGCCCAGCCAGTCCGACAACAGCGCCAGCAACATGGCCCAGCTCTCCATGGCCTCCCGTGCCACTCAGGTCGAGACTAGTTTTGAGCAGGAGACCACAGCTGAGAAGAGTGCTTTTCAGTGTGAAAACCCGGAGGTGGGCCTTGGTGAGAAGGAGCACATGAGGGTGGTGGTCAAATCTGAGCCCCTGAGCTCTCCTGAGCCTCAGGACGAAGTGAGTGATGTGACCTCCCAAGCGGAAGGCAGCGAGTCGGTGGaggtggagggggtggtggtCAGTGCTGAGAAGATAGACCTCAGCCCAGAGAGCAGCGACCGGAGTTTTTCAGATCCCCAGTCTAGCACTGACCGGGTAGGGGACATCCACATTTTGGAAGTCACCAATAACCTTGAACATAAATCCACCTTtagtatttcaaattttcttaacAAGAGCAGAGGAAGTAACTTTAGTACCAATCAGAACAATGACGATAATCTCCCAAACACAACCAGTGACTGCAGGCTGGAGGGGGAGGCCCCTTATTTGTTGAGTCCAGAGGCTGGGCCTGCGAGCGGGCCCTCCTCGGCCCCTGGTGCTCATGTGGAGAACCCATTCAGCGAGCCCGCGGACTCCCACTTTGTCAGGCCCATGCAGGATGTGATGGGCCTACCGTGTGTGCAGACCTCAGGCTACCAAGGAGGAGAACAGTTTGGGATGGATTTTTCTAGGTCCGGTTTGGGATTGCactcctccttctccagggtaatgATGGGTTCCCCTCGAGGAGGAGCCAGTAACTTTCCATACTACCGCCGCATAGCTCCCAAAATGCCAGTGGTAACTTCTGTCAGGAGCTCACAGATCCCAGAGAATTCTGCCAGTTCCCAGCTAATGATGAATGCGGCCACATCCTCATTTGAAAACGGCCTCCCTTCGCAGCCCGGCCCCCCGCAGCTGACGAGGGCATCTGCTGATGTCTTGTCAAAGTGCAAGAAGGCCTTATCGGAGCACAATGTCTTGGTTGTAGAGGGGGCTCGCAAGTACGCCTGCAAAATCTGCTGCAAGACTTTCTTGACCTTGACAGATTGCAAGAAGCACATCCGTGTTCACACAGGTGAAAAACCCTATGCCTGCCTGAAGTGCGGCAAGAGGTTCAGTCAGTCCAGCCACCTGTACAAACACTCGAAGACCACCTGCCTGCGCTGGCAGAGCAGCAACCTCCCCAGCACTTTGCTCTAG
- the GRHPR gene encoding LOW QUALITY PROTEIN: glyoxylate reductase/hydroxypyruvate reductase (The sequence of the model RefSeq protein was modified relative to this genomic sequence to represent the inferred CDS: inserted 1 base in 1 codon), whose translation MRPVRLMKVFITRRIPPEGSAALARAADCEVEQWDSDEPIPREDLEQRMAGAQGLLCLLSDRIDKKLLDAAGANLKVISTMSVGVDHLALDEIKKRGIRVGYTPGVLTDATAELAVSLLLTTCRRLPEAIEEVKNGGWTSWKPLWMCGHGLSQSTVGIVGLGRIGQAIARRLKPFGVRRFLYTGRQPRPQEAAEFQAEFVSTPELAAESDFIVVACSLTPATXGLCNKDFFQWMKKTAVFVNISRGEVVDQDDLYQALASGQIAAAGLDVTTPEPLPTNHPLLTLKNCVILPHIGSATHRTRNIMSVLAADNLLAGLRGEPMPSELKL comes from the exons ATGAGGCCAGTGAGACTCATGAAGGTGTTCATCACACGCAGGATTCCCCCGGAGGGCAGCGCCGCGCTCGCCCGGGCCGCAGA CTGTGAGGTGGAGCAGTGGGATTCTGATGAGCCCATCCCCAGAGAGGACCTGGAACAGAGAATGGCTGGGGCCCAGGGCCTGCTCTGCCTCCTCTCGGACCGCATAGACAAGAAGCTCCTGGACGCTGCAG GAGCTAATCTCAAAGTCATTAGCACAATGTCTGTAGGTGTCGACCACTTGGCTTTGGATGAAATCAAGAAGCG TGGGATCCGTGTGGGCTACACTCCGGGTGTCCTGACAGACGCCACGGCCGAGCTCGCCGTCTCCCTGCTGCTTACCACTTGTCGCCGGTTGCCGGAGGCCATCGAGGAGGTGAAGAA cgGTGGTTGGACCTCATGGAAACCCCTGTGGATGTGTGGCCACGGCCTTTCACAGAGCACCGTCGGCATCGTTGGCCTGGGGCGCATAG GCCAGGCCATTGCTCGGCGTCTGAAACCATTCGGTGTCCGGAGATTTCTATACACAGGGCGCCAGCCCAGGCCTCAGGAAGCAGCGGAATTCCAGGCAGAGTTTG TGTCCACCCCCGAGCTGGCCGCCGAGTCCGATTTCATCGTTGTGGCCTGCTCCTTAACACCGGCGA AGGGGCTCTGCAACAAGGACTTCTTCCAGTGGATGAAGAAAACGGCTGTGTTTGTCAACATCAGCAG GGGAGAAGTGGTAGACCAGGATGACCTGTACCAGGCCCTGGCCAGCGGTCAGATTGCAGCTGCCGGACTGGACGTGACGACCCCAGAACCACTGCCTACTAACCACCCTCTCCTGACCCTGAAGAACTGTG tGATCCTGCCCCACATTGGCAGTGCCACCCACAGGACCCGAAACATCATGTCTGTCTTGGCAGCTGACAACCTGCTGGCTGGCCTGCGAGGGGAGCCAATGCCCAGTGAACTCAAGCTGTAG